The following are from one region of the Erwinia billingiae Eb661 genome:
- a CDS encoding FMN-dependent NADH-azoreductase, producing MSKVLVLKSSILAGYSQSNQLADHFIAEWKAAHGSDEITVRDLAMNPIPVLDGELVGALRPSDATLTPRQQEALDLSNELIAEIQAHDTIVITAPMYNFNIPTQLKNYFDLVARAGVTFRYSENGPEGLITGKKVVVISSRGGIHKDTPSDLLTPYLKLFLGFLGMSDVEFVFAEGIAYGPEVATKAANDAKDVLKQIVAA from the coding sequence ATGAGCAAAGTTTTAGTTCTGAAATCCAGTATTCTTGCCGGTTATTCTCAGTCAAATCAGCTGGCCGATCACTTTATTGCAGAGTGGAAAGCCGCTCACGGTAGCGACGAAATCACCGTACGTGACCTGGCAATGAACCCAATCCCGGTACTGGATGGCGAACTGGTTGGCGCGCTGCGTCCTTCTGATGCCACTCTGACCCCACGTCAGCAGGAAGCACTGGATCTGTCCAACGAACTGATTGCTGAAATTCAGGCTCACGACACCATCGTGATCACTGCACCCATGTACAACTTCAACATCCCAACGCAGCTGAAAAACTACTTTGACCTGGTTGCCCGTGCTGGCGTGACGTTCCGCTACAGCGAAAACGGCCCGGAAGGCCTGATCACCGGTAAGAAAGTGGTGGTGATTTCCAGCCGTGGTGGCATCCATAAAGATACCCCAAGCGATCTGCTGACCCCTTACCTGAAACTGTTCCTTGGTTTCCTGGGTATGTCAGACGTTGAGTTCGTCTTCGCTGAAGGCATCGCTTACGGTCCGGAAGTGGCGACCAAAGCCGCTAACGATGCAAAAGACGTGCTGAAGCAGATCGTTGCTGCTTAA
- a CDS encoding YdbL family protein, with the protein MKKLKALALVFLLLSPAAMALTLDEARQQGLVGETLSGYIAAVTQNADAQALVDRINQGRQQQYQALALRNNMTAAEVGRIAGQKLVERAAAGQYVRGINGQWLKKGQ; encoded by the coding sequence ATGAAAAAGCTAAAAGCGCTGGCGCTGGTGTTCCTGTTGTTGTCACCGGCAGCGATGGCCCTGACGCTGGATGAGGCCCGTCAGCAAGGCCTGGTCGGCGAAACCCTGAGCGGCTACATCGCTGCCGTTACCCAGAACGCTGACGCTCAGGCCCTGGTAGATCGTATCAACCAGGGCCGTCAGCAGCAGTATCAGGCACTGGCGCTGCGCAATAATATGACCGCCGCTGAAGTCGGGCGCATCGCCGGACAAAAGCTGGTTGAGCGCGCTGCCGCCGGGCAATACGTGCGCGGCATCAACGGTCAGTGGCTGAAGAAAGGGCAATAA
- a CDS encoding YnbE family lipoprotein, with protein MKRISLLMPAGILLLSGCVPRIEVAAPKEPITINMNVKIEHEIHIKVDKDVEALLKNQSGLF; from the coding sequence ATGAAACGCATTAGCCTGCTGATGCCCGCCGGGATTTTGCTGCTTAGCGGCTGCGTCCCGCGTATTGAGGTGGCTGCGCCAAAAGAGCCGATCACCATCAATATGAACGTGAAAATTGAGCATGAGATCCATATCAAGGTCGATAAAGACGTTGAGGCGCTGTTAAAAAATCAGAGCGGACTGTTCTGA
- a CDS encoding YdbH family protein, translating to MLTGFSRGWKVAIAIVLVVVLLIASLLLTVTHWLPRLAGVWLPANTALVLDSNPRWQSGKLQIPGVRYRVGDCELAAVQDLSLGRANGRWAVNAATVQVDSTCASQLPASETPSAPRSIADWQAMLPGADITINSLAISPWQSWGGELKLNLDSARQIVRYRSPNLSLDAELSGQQLAIHSLTVKAPGVPEPITVAGTLNLPKIPDTLPDAGKLTADMTLQGIPAPLNVNLDWQQQQGQLVVHQQGDDAPLVTLPWAISDQQILIQQGQWRWPYAAQPLSGGITLALKNWQQGIPATEITGRLNVLTQGRGGKGNVVLSLGPGHLDWSNSQLPFRLTGESKLAQLQFYAGLPGEVQGPLLDPTLLLQPGALLRMRGRLLSTLEVDEARWPLAGVKVSSAGIDGRLQAILTAHDPQMGRFKLHLDGRANDFWPDKGQWFWRYWGEGYMAPLSAKWDMNGKGRWQDSLIELTSLSTGFDQISYGNVNVRAPRLTLAVPVSWQRDVAHPAFAGKFRLDAQQTTFSSGGYLPPSTLTLAVKGQDPAAFLYNGSLQAEDIGPVRVQGRWDGVRLRGQAWWPQQSLSVFQPLLSNDLKMKIQGGTLKAQVAFSAAADQGFEAGGHWVVNNGSVWMPDNEINGIDFSLPFRLKAHQWYFGAKGPVSLRIKEVKNQFALQNITADLQGWYPWSDRQPLRLSNVAVAVLGGQLSMESLQMPQTEAATLRLRNISMSELVTAMKPKQIAMSGHINGALPLWLTNSHWLIKDGWIANNGPLTVRMDKDFADAIASNNIAAGAAIDWLRYMEITRSWATVDIDNLGAMTMKAQVNGTSRFSDKNQRVTLNYTQRENLFQLWRSLRFGDNLQSWVEQNAALPTQKETTDETH from the coding sequence ATGTTGACTGGCTTTTCGCGTGGCTGGAAGGTAGCGATAGCGATCGTGCTGGTCGTTGTGCTGCTGATTGCCAGCCTGTTGCTGACTGTAACCCACTGGCTTCCGCGGCTGGCTGGGGTGTGGCTGCCTGCCAACACCGCTCTGGTGCTGGACAGCAATCCCCGCTGGCAGTCCGGTAAGCTCCAGATCCCGGGCGTGCGCTACCGCGTCGGCGACTGTGAACTTGCCGCTGTACAGGATCTGTCACTGGGCCGCGCAAACGGACGTTGGGCGGTCAATGCCGCGACGGTGCAGGTCGACAGCACCTGTGCCAGCCAGCTCCCGGCCAGTGAAACGCCTTCGGCACCGCGTTCCATCGCCGACTGGCAGGCCATGCTGCCGGGTGCGGATATCACCATCAACAGTCTGGCTATTTCGCCGTGGCAAAGCTGGGGTGGAGAGCTGAAGCTCAACCTCGACAGCGCGCGACAGATCGTCCGTTACCGCAGTCCGAATCTCTCGCTGGACGCTGAACTCAGCGGCCAGCAGCTGGCGATCCATTCGCTGACCGTTAAAGCCCCAGGCGTCCCCGAGCCAATTACGGTTGCCGGCACGCTGAACCTGCCAAAAATCCCTGACACCTTGCCTGATGCCGGAAAACTGACTGCCGATATGACGCTGCAGGGCATTCCTGCGCCGCTCAACGTCAATCTGGACTGGCAACAGCAGCAGGGGCAACTGGTGGTGCATCAGCAGGGCGATGATGCGCCGCTGGTGACCTTGCCATGGGCCATCTCAGACCAACAGATCCTGATCCAGCAGGGTCAATGGCGCTGGCCTTATGCGGCACAACCGTTGTCCGGCGGCATTACCCTGGCACTGAAAAACTGGCAGCAGGGGATTCCGGCAACCGAGATCACCGGCCGACTTAACGTGCTGACTCAGGGAAGAGGCGGCAAAGGCAACGTGGTGCTGTCGCTGGGGCCGGGACATCTTGACTGGAGCAACAGCCAGCTGCCATTCCGCCTGACCGGCGAAAGTAAACTGGCGCAGTTGCAATTCTACGCCGGGCTGCCTGGCGAGGTTCAGGGGCCGCTGCTGGACCCAACGTTGCTGTTACAGCCGGGCGCGTTGCTGCGAATGCGCGGGCGATTGCTTTCGACGCTGGAAGTGGATGAGGCGCGTTGGCCGCTGGCCGGGGTGAAAGTCTCATCCGCCGGCATTGACGGACGCCTGCAGGCCATTCTTACCGCACATGACCCGCAGATGGGGCGTTTTAAGCTGCATCTGGATGGGCGGGCCAACGACTTCTGGCCGGATAAAGGTCAGTGGTTCTGGCGCTATTGGGGCGAGGGCTATATGGCCCCGCTGTCGGCGAAATGGGATATGAATGGCAAGGGCCGCTGGCAGGATTCATTGATTGAGCTGACGTCGCTATCAACCGGCTTTGACCAGATCAGTTATGGCAACGTTAACGTTCGTGCGCCGCGTTTAACGCTGGCGGTGCCGGTATCATGGCAGCGCGATGTTGCGCATCCTGCCTTTGCAGGGAAATTCCGCCTGGATGCGCAGCAAACCACCTTCAGCAGCGGCGGTTATCTGCCGCCTTCGACGCTGACCCTGGCGGTGAAAGGTCAGGATCCGGCGGCGTTCCTCTATAACGGCAGCTTGCAGGCAGAGGATATTGGCCCCGTTCGCGTTCAGGGCCGCTGGGACGGCGTTCGTTTGCGCGGTCAGGCCTGGTGGCCGCAACAATCGCTGTCGGTTTTCCAGCCGCTGCTCAGTAATGACCTGAAGATGAAAATCCAGGGTGGAACGCTCAAGGCGCAGGTTGCCTTCTCCGCCGCCGCCGATCAGGGCTTCGAGGCCGGAGGTCACTGGGTGGTGAACAACGGTAGCGTATGGATGCCGGACAACGAAATTAACGGTATCGACTTTTCGCTGCCGTTCAGGCTGAAGGCGCACCAGTGGTATTTCGGGGCCAAAGGGCCGGTGTCGCTGCGGATTAAAGAGGTGAAAAATCAGTTTGCCTTGCAGAATATCACCGCCGATTTGCAGGGCTGGTATCCATGGAGCGATCGCCAGCCGCTGCGCTTAAGCAACGTTGCGGTGGCGGTACTGGGCGGCCAGCTAAGTATGGAAAGTCTGCAGATGCCGCAGACCGAAGCCGCGACGCTGCGCTTACGAAATATCAGCATGAGCGAACTGGTCACGGCGATGAAGCCCAAACAGATTGCCATGTCCGGTCATATTAATGGCGCACTGCCGCTGTGGCTGACCAATTCCCACTGGCTGATCAAAGACGGTTGGATTGCCAATAACGGCCCCCTGACCGTCAGGATGGATAAGGATTTTGCCGATGCCATCGCCAGCAACAATATTGCGGCGGGCGCCGCCATAGACTGGCTGCGCTATATGGAGATCACCCGCAGCTGGGCGACCGTCGACATTGATAATCTGGGGGCGATGACCATGAAGGCGCAGGTCAACGGCACCAGCCGCTTTAGCGACAAAAACCAGCGGGTGACGCTGAACTACACCCAGCGCGAAAACCTGTTCCAGCTGTGGCGCAGCCTGCGCTTTGGCGATAATTTGCAATCGTGGGTAGAGCAAAACGCTGCACTGCCGACTCAAAAGGAAACGACCGATGAAACGCATTAG
- a CDS encoding 2-hydroxyacid dehydrogenase, protein MKLAVYSTKQYDRKYLEQVNEDYGYELEFFDFLLTEKTAKTAVGCDGICIFVNDDGSRVVLEELAELGIKFIALRCAGFNNVDLAAAKELGIKVVRVPAYSPEAVAEHAVGMMMTLNRRIHRAYQRTRDANFSLEGLIGFNMHGRTAGVVGTGKIGLATLRILKGFGMKLLAFDPYPNPLAIELGAEYVDIDTLFKQSDVISLHCPLTPENHHLLDMSAFQKMKDGVMIINTSRGGLIDSQAAIDALKLQKIGSLGMDVYENERDLFFEDKSNDVIQDDIFRRLSSCHNVLFTGHQAFLTAEALTSIAETTLENLRQLTNNQPCPNELTAD, encoded by the coding sequence ATGAAACTTGCGGTGTACAGTACGAAACAGTACGACCGGAAATACCTTGAGCAGGTCAATGAAGACTACGGCTATGAACTGGAATTTTTCGACTTTCTGCTGACTGAAAAAACGGCCAAAACGGCGGTGGGCTGCGATGGCATCTGCATCTTCGTTAACGACGACGGCAGCCGCGTGGTGCTGGAAGAGCTTGCTGAACTGGGCATCAAGTTTATCGCACTGCGTTGCGCCGGCTTTAATAACGTCGATCTGGCTGCGGCGAAAGAGCTGGGCATTAAGGTCGTCCGCGTACCGGCCTATTCCCCGGAAGCGGTGGCGGAACATGCCGTCGGCATGATGATGACGCTTAACCGCCGTATCCACCGCGCCTATCAGCGCACCCGTGATGCTAACTTTTCCCTGGAAGGATTGATCGGCTTCAATATGCACGGCCGCACGGCCGGTGTGGTGGGTACCGGTAAGATCGGTCTGGCCACGCTGCGCATCCTGAAAGGCTTTGGCATGAAGCTGCTGGCGTTCGATCCCTATCCTAATCCACTGGCCATCGAGCTGGGTGCCGAATATGTCGATATCGACACGCTGTTTAAGCAATCGGACGTCATCTCCCTGCACTGCCCGTTAACGCCCGAAAATCATCATTTACTGGATATGTCAGCATTTCAGAAAATGAAAGATGGTGTGATGATCATCAACACCAGCCGCGGTGGGCTGATTGACTCGCAGGCGGCGATTGATGCACTGAAGCTGCAAAAGATTGGTTCGCTGGGAATGGACGTGTATGAGAACGAGCGCGATCTGTTCTTTGAAGATAAATCGAATGACGTGATTCAGGATGATATCTTCCGCCGTTTATCATCCTGCCATAACGTGTTGTTTACTGGTCATCAGGCGTTCCTGACCGCTGAAGCGCTGACCAGCATTGCGGAAACCACGCTGGAAAACCTCAGGCAGCTGACCAATAATCAACCCTGCCCGAATGAACTGACGGCGGACTGA
- a CDS encoding putative hemolysin, translated as MKAATFLLVGCALLLSACSSNEADNEPPQQATSAHVPPRVVMSDLASSTCANAGGTLALSRQLDGSSVGMCQLANGRRCGENALASGTCAR; from the coding sequence ATGAAAGCAGCGACCTTTCTGCTTGTGGGTTGTGCGCTGTTGCTGTCCGCTTGCAGCAGCAATGAAGCCGACAACGAACCGCCGCAACAGGCTACCAGTGCGCATGTGCCACCTCGCGTGGTGATGTCCGACTTAGCGTCCAGCACCTGTGCAAATGCCGGGGGAACCTTAGCCTTATCACGTCAGTTAGACGGCAGCTCCGTTGGCATGTGCCAGCTGGCAAATGGCCGACGCTGTGGTGAAAATGCGCTGGCAAGCGGCACCTGCGCGCGTTAA
- a CDS encoding MgtC/SapB family protein, translating to MLMDLLLRIALAGALGGLIGLERQLRAKEAGLRTHILVGIGSAMFMIVSKYGFDDIIAQTHIGLDPSRIAAQVVSGMGFLGAGTIIIQKQVVKGLTTAAGLWVTAAIGLVIGSGLYEIGIYGTLLALIVLETFRRISHWLIGRHHTLIFHLKPKSVPLVLIALEKERVRTGQVSVVNRDVETGLCEMTIDVTLSRNIAPHQIYDALLEIKGVTSVEMQ from the coding sequence ATGTTAATGGATCTGCTGCTGCGTATCGCCTTAGCGGGAGCGTTGGGAGGATTAATCGGCCTTGAGCGCCAGCTCCGCGCTAAAGAGGCCGGTTTACGCACCCATATTCTCGTCGGCATTGGCAGCGCGATGTTTATGATCGTCTCTAAGTACGGATTTGATGACATTATTGCTCAGACGCATATTGGTCTGGATCCCAGCCGTATCGCCGCTCAGGTCGTCAGCGGCATGGGCTTCCTCGGTGCCGGCACCATCATTATTCAAAAGCAGGTGGTTAAAGGCCTGACCACCGCGGCAGGCCTGTGGGTCACCGCCGCCATCGGCCTGGTGATTGGTAGCGGACTGTATGAAATTGGCATTTATGGCACCCTGCTGGCGCTGATCGTGCTGGAGACGTTTCGCCGCATCAGCCACTGGCTTATTGGCCGCCACCACACCCTGATCTTCCACCTTAAGCCCAAAAGCGTGCCGCTGGTGTTAATCGCGTTAGAAAAGGAGCGCGTTCGCACCGGCCAGGTATCGGTGGTTAACCGGGATGTTGAAACCGGGCTCTGTGAAATGACAATTGACGTGACATTGTCACGCAATATCGCTCCGCATCAGATTTATGACGCGTTGTTAGAGATTAAAGGCGTGACGTCGGTCGAGATGCAATAA
- a CDS encoding putative quinol monooxygenase yields the protein MTDKNILIVAKFTARPGKADELKKVLNNGVKPARAEAGCLHYDLYRSVEDGNVFLFHETWKNAEAVEIHGGQPHFKTLMADAEPLLAQPPEVHKI from the coding sequence ATGACCGATAAAAATATCCTCATCGTGGCAAAGTTCACTGCCCGGCCTGGCAAAGCGGATGAGTTAAAAAAAGTGCTGAACAACGGCGTGAAACCGGCCCGTGCTGAAGCGGGTTGCCTCCATTACGATCTGTATCGCAGTGTGGAAGACGGGAACGTGTTCCTGTTCCATGAAACCTGGAAAAATGCCGAAGCGGTCGAAATCCATGGCGGACAGCCGCACTTCAAAACGCTGATGGCCGACGCCGAACCGTTGCTGGCGCAACCGCCTGAAGTGCATAAAATCTGA
- the dbpA gene encoding ATP-dependent RNA helicase DbpA: MTSFATLTALPASQIDNLNELGYHTMTPVQAAALPAILEGKDVRAQAKTGSGKTAAFGLGVLHRIDVTQFVTQSLVLCPTRELADQVAKELRRLARFAANIKILTLCGGQPMGAQRDSLVHAPHIVVGTPGRILDHLKRETLKLDQIGTLVLDEADRMLEMGFREDIEEIIKYCPASRQTLLFSATWPQDIARISQNIQREPVAVETDVVSDLPTIDQRFYEAGAREKLTALIGLLSDEKPSSCVVFCNTKRECDDVAYALDSAKISALALHGDLEQRDRDQVLIQFANGSCRVLVATDVAARGLDIKSLAMVVNYQLSFDPEVHVHRIGRTARAGAEGCAISFVAPDEMVRAHALEDFLQMKLSWHKVSELKSVAAQPLLAEMATLSLDGGRKAKIRPGDILGALTGDAGLSSDVIGKIDIAPTQAYVAIRQDTARQAMKQLQQVKIKGKSCRARLLK; this comes from the coding sequence GTGACTTCTTTTGCAACCCTGACAGCCCTGCCAGCCAGCCAGATCGATAATCTGAATGAGCTTGGCTACCATACAATGACCCCAGTCCAGGCGGCCGCTTTGCCGGCGATCCTGGAAGGGAAGGACGTTCGCGCTCAGGCCAAAACCGGCAGCGGAAAAACGGCCGCCTTTGGCCTCGGCGTGCTGCACCGCATTGATGTGACCCAGTTTGTCACGCAATCGCTGGTGTTATGCCCAACGCGTGAACTGGCTGACCAGGTGGCGAAAGAGCTGCGTCGTCTGGCCCGTTTTGCCGCGAATATCAAAATTCTTACCCTGTGCGGCGGCCAGCCAATGGGTGCTCAACGCGATTCGCTGGTGCATGCGCCGCATATCGTGGTCGGTACGCCAGGCCGTATCCTTGATCACCTTAAGCGCGAAACGCTGAAACTGGATCAGATCGGCACCCTGGTGCTGGATGAAGCGGACCGGATGCTGGAAATGGGCTTCCGCGAAGATATTGAAGAAATCATCAAATACTGTCCGGCATCGCGCCAGACGCTGCTGTTCTCGGCAACCTGGCCGCAGGATATCGCGCGTATCAGCCAGAATATTCAGCGTGAGCCGGTGGCGGTTGAAACCGACGTGGTATCTGACTTACCGACTATCGACCAGCGCTTTTATGAAGCCGGCGCGCGTGAAAAGTTAACCGCGCTGATCGGTCTGTTGAGCGATGAGAAACCAAGCTCCTGCGTGGTGTTCTGTAATACCAAACGCGAATGTGACGACGTCGCTTATGCGCTGGACAGCGCCAAAATCAGCGCACTGGCGCTGCACGGCGATTTAGAACAGCGCGATCGTGATCAGGTATTGATTCAGTTCGCTAACGGCAGCTGCCGCGTGCTGGTCGCCACCGATGTTGCCGCGCGTGGGCTGGACATTAAATCCCTGGCGATGGTGGTTAACTATCAACTCTCCTTTGACCCGGAAGTGCATGTCCACCGTATTGGCCGTACCGCGCGTGCCGGCGCAGAAGGGTGCGCAATCAGCTTTGTCGCGCCAGATGAGATGGTGCGAGCCCATGCGCTGGAGGATTTCCTGCAGATGAAGCTGAGCTGGCATAAAGTGTCCGAGCTGAAATCGGTGGCCGCACAGCCGCTGCTGGCCGAAATGGCGACCCTGAGTCTGGATGGTGGCCGTAAGGCGAAAATCCGTCCTGGCGACATTCTCGGGGCACTGACCGGCGATGCCGGTCTGAGCAGCGACGTGATTGGTAAAATCGATATCGCGCCAACCCAGGCGTATGTCGCAATCCGTCAGGACACCGCGCGTCAGGCGATGAAGCAATTACAGCAGGTGAAAATCAAAGGCAAATCTTGCCGGGCGCGCTTGCTGAAATAG
- the ttcA gene encoding tRNA 2-thiocytidine(32) synthetase TtcA has product MNQTDTRKESLEYNKLQKRLRRNVGNAIIDYNMIEENDVVMACMSGGKDSFAMLDILLNLKKVAPIHFDVVAVNLDQKQPGFPEHILPAYFEKLDIPYYIVDKDTYSVVREKIPEGKTTCGLCSRLRRGTLYSFAERIGATKIALGHHMDDIVETLFLNIFHGARMKAMPPKLRSDDGRNVVIRPLAYCREKDLIEYSEHKAFPIIPCNLCGSQENLQRQAIKSMLTDWDKKEPGRVESVFKSIQNVSPSQLADRNLFDFVNLPLDREGDREEYAFSEATVSSTNIDKSMFIDVTNL; this is encoded by the coding sequence ATGAATCAAACAGATACAAGAAAAGAATCGCTCGAATACAACAAGTTGCAGAAACGTCTGCGCAGAAACGTTGGCAACGCCATCATCGACTACAACATGATTGAAGAAAATGATGTGGTGATGGCCTGTATGAGCGGCGGCAAAGATTCATTCGCCATGTTGGATATCCTGCTGAATTTAAAAAAGGTCGCCCCCATCCATTTCGACGTGGTGGCGGTTAACCTCGACCAAAAACAACCCGGTTTCCCCGAGCATATTTTGCCGGCGTATTTCGAGAAACTGGATATTCCTTATTACATCGTCGATAAAGACACCTATTCCGTCGTCAGAGAGAAGATCCCTGAAGGCAAAACCACCTGCGGTCTGTGTTCCCGCCTGCGTCGCGGCACGCTTTACTCTTTTGCCGAGCGGATTGGTGCCACCAAAATCGCGCTGGGCCACCATATGGATGACATCGTTGAGACGCTGTTCCTCAACATCTTCCACGGCGCGCGCATGAAGGCGATGCCGCCGAAGCTGCGTTCAGACGACGGACGCAACGTGGTTATCCGCCCTCTGGCGTACTGCCGCGAGAAAGACCTGATTGAATACTCGGAACACAAAGCCTTCCCAATCATTCCGTGCAACCTTTGCGGGTCGCAGGAAAATCTGCAGCGTCAGGCGATCAAATCGATGCTGACCGACTGGGATAAGAAAGAACCTGGCCGCGTGGAAAGCGTGTTTAAATCGATTCAGAACGTCAGCCCAAGCCAGCTGGCTGACCGCAATCTGTTCGACTTTGTTAACCTGCCGCTGGATCGTGAAGGCGACAGGGAAGAGTACGCGTTTTCCGAAGCGACGGTTTCTTCGACCAACATCGACAAATCCATGTTTATCGATGTGACTAACCTCTAA
- the zntB gene encoding zinc transporter ZntB, producing the protein MDVIEGKALQISDAIISCQLDGKGGLIPIDDKDVIHCDRPCWLHLNYTHRESADWLVSTPLLPDSVRDALGGDSMRPRVNRLGDGTMITLRSVNLNSESRPDQLVVIRVFINDKLIVSTRQRKVFAIDEVLTDLQNGNGPLNGGGWLVDVCDALTDHTSEFIEELHDKIIDLEDAVVDQQIPPRGELALIRKQLIIMRRYMSPQRDVFSRIASERLPWMSDDDRRRMQDIADRLGRGLDDLDASVSRTAVLSDEISTVMAESMNRRTYTMSLMAMVFLPTTFLTGLFGVNLGGIPGGSWGYGFGTFCFLLVVLVLGVAWWLKRRKWL; encoded by the coding sequence GTGGACGTTATTGAAGGCAAGGCGTTACAGATATCGGATGCCATAATTTCCTGTCAGCTGGATGGCAAGGGCGGGTTAATCCCCATCGACGATAAAGATGTGATTCATTGCGACAGGCCTTGCTGGTTGCATTTGAATTACACCCATCGCGAGAGTGCCGACTGGCTGGTTTCAACGCCGCTGTTACCTGATTCGGTGCGCGATGCGCTCGGCGGCGACAGTATGCGGCCACGGGTCAACCGCCTGGGCGATGGCACGATGATTACGCTGCGCAGCGTGAATCTGAACAGCGAATCCCGCCCCGATCAGCTGGTGGTTATTCGGGTGTTTATTAATGACAAGCTGATTGTTTCTACCCGCCAGCGCAAGGTATTCGCCATCGATGAAGTGCTGACCGATCTGCAAAACGGCAACGGTCCGTTAAACGGCGGCGGCTGGCTGGTGGACGTGTGTGATGCGTTAACCGATCACACCAGTGAATTTATTGAAGAACTGCACGATAAAATTATCGACCTGGAAGACGCGGTGGTCGATCAGCAGATCCCACCCCGTGGTGAACTGGCGTTAATTCGTAAACAGCTGATTATCATGCGGCGCTACATGTCGCCGCAACGTGATGTGTTTTCCCGCATCGCCAGCGAGCGTCTGCCGTGGATGAGCGACGACGACCGCCGCAGAATGCAGGATATCGCTGACAGGTTAGGGCGCGGGCTGGACGATCTGGATGCCAGCGTGTCGAGAACTGCGGTGTTATCGGATGAAATCAGCACGGTGATGGCGGAGTCGATGAACCGCAGAACCTACACCATGTCGCTAATGGCGATGGTGTTCCTGCCAACCACCTTCCTGACCGGCTTGTTTGGGGTGAACCTCGGCGGCATTCCCGGCGGAAGTTGGGGATACGGATTTGGCACCTTCTGCTTCCTGTTGGTGGTGCTGGTGCTTGGCGTTGCGTGGTGGTTAAAAAGACGTAAATGGTTGTGA